The stretch of DNA ATTGATAGCAGAATTGCAGACTGGCAAATCCAATTTGAAGATACTGTATCGGACAACGGCTCTTCGGCTTTAGTCGTGCTAGGCAGCAAAGGGGTCAAGCTGGAAGGTCTCAATTTAGAAACACTGGGCATGGTCGTGACGAAAAACGGTGAAATCATTCAAAATGGAGCAGGTGCCAATGTGCTTGGCAACCCTATTTATGCTGTCGTGTGGCTCGCCAACGCCTTAGCAGAATTCAATGTTCCTTTGTTGGCGGGTGAAATTATTTTGACAGGTGCCTTTACTTCGGCAGTGGATGCAAAGGATGGAGACGCCTTCATCGCTGAATTTGCCCATATCGGGTCCGTATCCGCCGTTTTTAAAGAAGGGGGGAAATGAAATGCCGATGATGGTAGCCAAAGATATCGTCCGAAGTTTGTATGAAGCTGAAAGAAACGCAGAAACAGTTGAACAGTTTGCATGTCATTTGGAATCATTTACGGAAAATGATGCGTATGACATTCAGGAGAAATTGATCCGGGAAAAATGCAGGCTGGAACAGACATTGCAATCGGGATGGAAATTAGGATTAACGAGTAAAGCCAAACAACAAATGATGGGAGTGCATGAGCCGTCATATGGTGTGTTACTGAAAAACATGCTGCTCTTGGAAGGACAAACCCATTCGTTGAAATCGTTTATCCATCCGAAATTGGAACCGGAAATCGGCTTCATTTTCAAGCGGGATATTACCGGGCCTTATATTACATCCGCTCAAATTGCAGAGGCGATCGATTATGTCGTTCCTGCCTTTGAACTGATTGATAGCCGTTTTGAGCGATTTAAATTTACGTTGCTGGATGCCGTCGCGGATAATTCATCGTCCTCTCGTTATATTCTAGGCAATCAATATTGCAAACTGGACCAAATCGATTTGCGGTTAATGGGCATCGTCTTTAGAAAAAATGGCCAGGTGCTTTCAACGGCTACATCCGCCGCAGTTATGGGCAATCCTCTTTCAGCGATCACATGGATGGCGAATAAATTGCTGAAGCGTGGACAGCACATTAAAAAAGGGGAAGTTGTTTTAAGCGGTTCATTAAGTGAGGCCATTTCCATTAAA from Bacillus sp. OxB-1 encodes:
- a CDS encoding 2-keto-4-pentenoate hydratase, translating into MPMMVAKDIVRSLYEAERNAETVEQFACHLESFTENDAYDIQEKLIREKCRLEQTLQSGWKLGLTSKAKQQMMGVHEPSYGVLLKNMLLLEGQTHSLKSFIHPKLEPEIGFIFKRDITGPYITSAQIAEAIDYVVPAFELIDSRFERFKFTLLDAVADNSSSSRYILGNQYCKLDQIDLRLMGIVFRKNGQVLSTATSAAVMGNPLSAITWMANKLLKRGQHIKKGEVVLSGSLSEAISIKPGDHFSASFDGLGTIHVSFGEEA